The Cinclus cinclus chromosome Z, bCinCin1.1, whole genome shotgun sequence genome contains the following window.
GTCAAGCAAGCATTTCACCTGTTTAACATTTTAGGGGTTGGGCCCACAGcaacagagaagacaaagcattCCTGAGGCAGATTGTCTCAGGTCATTTTGCACCTCACTAAGAGggctggaggaaggaaaggaaaaaattttaccaaaattaaaacacaaacttTGTAATGCTGTCTCCCATGAAGGCAAACAATGACCCCTCTCTACAGCAGCATCTCCATTTATGCCTGCCAGCCAGTATGGACTGTCAGTATTAGCTGCATAAAGGAACATATACCCAGGGAGATTTGGGGAAACGTTAGCAGTGGTGTCCTGCTGTCAAGGAGCTTTCAGTACTCCAGAAATATAAGGCACTTGCTGGGAAGGCCTGAGATGAAACGTGAGAGTTTAGAAGATGGTCCTCTGCCCATTCAGTGATAAAGGTGTGCCACACTTTCTCTTTGATAATTccaaaaaggaatttaaaatctcatttaaaatGTGACATCTTCTGGCTATGAAGCTTACTCCTTTGCAAAGCATGATTTCACCCTCCCATTTATATGCTATATTGCGATACTCTAAGTGAGATATTTTTACAGTTGTGGAGATATGTTTTGAAAAAGACAGAGACAATGCAAGTTATAGTTTTACATGCTAAGTAAAAAAAGCTAATCGGAGTCTTCATCATCAAGGTATTCCTCTGCATTACTCAGTGTTCGGACTGTAcctggaaagaaacaaaatttttaaaaagtaccaAAAATACCAGGCACAGAGGTAACTAGACTGACATAATTCACAGAAGTCATAACCATGTTATCCTAGATTTCTGGAACAAGAAAAATGAGTAAGTTTAAAATGACCTTGCTCAACTGTTTTGAGAAAAGAAATctaagtgaaaaaaagaatgtttctctgttttgggaggagaagcagcaaagggagaacaggaagaaaagaaattgcagAGTCCTCAAGGGGCCATACTTAAGAGAGTACAAATTACATTTCTTCTGTATATTTCTTCTGCTCCCTTGCTTAGCAGCACAACTAACACAATCTTTTTGCATTTCTATGACGTgtttttagtaattttaatttttggaatGTACTTCAGCAATTGATATTTGAATATCTGTCTGTACATGTAAAACAAATCTGGACACTGAAGTGGAGACAAAGTAAGCTTCCTCCAATAAAACAGTTTTAGAGATGGACTATAATAGAAGTCTTATGTAAACAGGAACAAGAGAAGACTGCTGATACAGAACTCAACCTCTGAAAAAGAACAATGTTTCACTTCCAGACATTGGAAATACTTAAATGCAGACTcaggagacagaaaaattcAATTAGTGAAAATAACCAAGAAAATAGAGCATGCAAGAAAAGTATACAGATCAGTGGTGTCACAGATACTATAAAAGGTCAAGCTGAGACAGAAAAACTAACAAGAATACTAATACTGAAACTGCAGTTAGACTGAGACTATCAGCTGTTATATcaaggcaagaaaaaaagatggTGTGACATTACCACAGACTGGTGATAGATAGGTGACTAAGGACACAAAAATCAGCCAGTcattgaaacaaaattaatttaaagcgAGTGAAGAAGTAGATTAATTATGTAGATTAGTTACTCAGTatcaggaaataaaacataagTATAATTATTGGGACATCAGAACAGAGAAAACACCTGTACCAGCTGTCTACAATCAACATGCAAAGATGAAGTGCTCTTAACAGGGACCAAGtaactttaggaaaaaaatatgtaattatatatatacatatataattaaaatattatatgtGTATTAATGaatggatacacacacacacacacacacacacacacacacacacacacatggacaCAGGACTTCTACACTTTCCTGATTTTACCTCTACCAAAGAGCAGGACAATATTTTTGCTACACCTGCTTTTCTGGGCCTTCTCAAGTTGCAGTCAACTATTCCTCCATTTAATAACCATAATATCTAGGCTCCTACTGGTTAGCATTCCTTCTGTTATCACTAGTCCTGTGACAATGCAATTGCTGTACTGCATATCCCACCAAAACCAACCATAACCCTGTCTCTGCTTTCAAGTAATTTCTTGTTTCATTTAGAGTCCCCACCCTAACTTCAATCTCCTGAAAGCTACAGGCAATAGTATTTACACAATACTGAACAATTCAGTCTTtgttcagctttttaaaatagcatCCTTAACTCTTTTGAACATAGACACCAAGCTGTTAGGAGATTATCACAGTGAGACCATTTTGATTAACATCTGAAAGCATTCTTTCTTTACTTCTCTGTTAGACAGTCACTCAGAGATACACAGAaacaagaaagtaaaaaaaaaataagcagtaTGAAAAGGAGGATCATATGTTGGTGCTTGTTCGGCTTAAGTTTGGAGGAACAGAGAAGCACATGGAGAAAGCACATAGTTTTATTCTTGTAAAGGTATGTTACTTTTAAAATAGTTACCATCCTTGCTTTCAATCTGTCTGAAGGGcctgtcttttattttcatctctttccTTGCTATTTTCATACCTTCTGAACTTTTTTGCCTCTTGCTGACACAAGGTGGCATATGAAACCATGTTCGTATCATAGCTCTAAACTATCCCTCTCAAGCAAACACCCTCCCTTACAAACAATTCTTAGCCCATATACCTCCCAAATGGTTTTTATGGTTGTCAGTATATCGGTATTGgctaaaatattaattctacaaaagtaaaattattggaaaaacaaaatcagacaTACCTGCACTCTGTTTCTTCTTAAGCAAGGAAGCACAAGCTGCGTTTGTTGCCATATCTAAAGCCAGTTTCTTCTCGTTGTTTTTCAGATCTGTTCTTGCCccttcaggaagaaaattttcatcATGAATCATGACCCCAGTTATTTCTCAACCAATGTCATTATGATATGAATTTCACTAATATGTGTAGAACAGTAATGGACATGGGAATCTGAGCTACTGACTGCTCTGAAGCAGACCAAAAGCTGCGGATACTCTTGCATAAGCTACAGTTGATTAGGGAACTTGCTGgctgctctttctttttaaaaagcagaagttaTTGCTGTTCTGGGGTTTAAGTGCCTAATTTTGTTTGTAAAGCAGGATGAAATTATCTTGAGCAGATGAGATGTCTACCTTCCAAACAGCTGCCAGAATTTTCTGCAGGACTTTTCCTGCAAGTCAGACAGGTAAGCTGGCTAAGTACTGTACCTGAGTGATATGGAAAcacttgagaaataaaaattaaaaagcattcaGGAATCTAGTCTGCACACAGATTGTTGAAACCTTGGTGAAGATCTTTACCCTTTTCCAGCAGCATCTCTACAATATCTGCATAACCTTTCCATGCAGCAGCATGCAAAGCTGTGTCTCCCAATTTGTTCTGTGGAGTTAGAGGGAAAAGCAACAGgattaaaatgcagcaaaaaacCTTTCAGCTTCTGCCAAGGGTGAGTAACATCACACCTCTATTCTAAGGGTCTATTAGTTCAGCCTACCTGTTGGTTTAACTCTAGGTTTGCCTGGGTAAGCAGGACATCTACTACATCTGCAGAAAACAGGAAGAgatgataaaagaaaaatttagtGGAAAAgaattattctatttttttgcATTCATTGCAGTTAAGGTTCAATGAAGGACCAATCAAATCAGCTAAAGAAAATCTGTAAGTCAGACTGCACTGGGAAAACAACGAGtcacaaaaaaatgtttccacATGAAATACCCCAAATAATACCACAATTCCTTTTGATCTGTCCTTCTTCTACTCCACCTCTAAGTTACACTAATGAGCATGCCTGCttcaacagcaacaacaaaacacacagcACTTGATGGAGCTGAACTTCCCTCCTAGcctgatttttattaaaaaaaatagaattacaTTGAAAAAACCCTGGCTTTATTATTTCGCACTACAATTTTATCAATTAGCCTAACAAACATAAAGAAATCAGAGAACAATCATTTCAAGTAATGCTCTGATACCTTTATGGCCTCCATGGCATGCCCAATACAGAGCTGTGTTTCCAGCTTTGTCTAAGCCATTGACACCAACTCGATTATCCAAACACTCTCTCAACCAGCTCAGGTTGCCTGAAAGACAAAATCAGTTTTGattatcttttttcctttggacaGTTAAAAGAACCATTATAGGCAAATAGTACTTTCTAAATGGTGTTAGTCCTCCCATGAACTTAGGAAGAAAGGAAGCGATTAGCGACAACATTTATAATTAATTGAACAACCAGTCATACCAAGTTATACcaagtattttttcttccattcccAGAAGACTTTTATATCGCTAAGGAGTTAAATGGATGGTACCACACTTTTTCTGTGTAGACTGAATGGCAATTCTCAGTATCTCACCTTTTCAAAGCTGTAAAACTTACCAGATAACTTGCTCAAGAAACAACCAAAACAGGCAGAACATCTTcattctaaatatattttttattattgtagaaaacaagcaaataatCCTTTAGCATCACACAACTAAAAGACTAAACATACCTCGTTTGGCAGCTTCATGAAGTGGATTATCAATAGACTCTGCTTGCTCTGCCACTGAAATGAAAGAGTAAAATCTAACTACTTCTGAAACATGTACTTGATACCTGTGTGGAAACAAAACATACTTGAttctaaaatgaaaagagaTTTGTCAGTGACAGACTAGTGAGATGCACTTTAATTTCCAGTGTATGGGAAACTAGTTCAGAGAAAACCATGTGAAAACTTCAAACACATCACACTGCACAATTGGCCTAAATCAGAGGATGTGTTCCTAGTACTCTTTGGTCTTAAGGTCTGCAAAAACTTCTGTTCTGTTTATACACTGAATTTTTGCAAATGTGCGGACAGACACACCACCCCTCCTACCCTGGTCTAAAATTGAAGCTTTACAAATAATCCCAGTGGGGACATGAATTAATAgattgtttggtttattttaaatataacacacttcaaaattcaaaagaaatttgATTGTAGATATGCAGCATATATAAACTAGTCTTCTTGCATATTAACTGTGCATGACCTCTGATCACCAGCAGACAGCAAGAGAGTCAGTTTGGAAGTTACAAACTAAAGTGAAATTTGATGTAGCCTCAATGACTATACCACAGATTTCTACTAATATAGTTCTACTAACTacagggaagggaaacagaaCACTGCTACTATAATGTCTCCGACTGAAGAAGCGACAACATGGACCAACCTGAGTCACACTGGCAGCTGTGATACAATCTGTCATGAGAACTGCTACTCTGCCTACAATTCCTAGCAGCACTTGGAGTAATTGTGTTGTGTTGTCTGTACTCATGGCTTTTAAGTAATTTTAGTTGAATCTGAAAAAGCAGTTTCTATTCAGTCCAAACACACATGGGATATTTAATGTGGTGCAAACCCAAAGAAACCAATGTTTTCTGTGTCAGAATATAttcaccaaaaccaaaaaaaaggcaaacaaaactcCAATTTTCAGATCCAAGCGTTCTTCCCCTCTAAACTGAGAGTATCTCAGGATCTCTTAAGTGCATAACCAGAAACATGAACACTCAGCAAACGCAAGTTGTCCCTAGATTATAAAAAGATAAGACAGCTTGTCCACTGCTGATGCACAGTAGTGACTGATTCTGCAAATGGATGTATTCTAAAATACATGGTGGAGTGCCCTTAAGTACCAATACTGTGGTCTGTTTTTGAAAAGATGtctttttatttaatagttGTCTTTGATTATGAATGATCTCACCgaataaaaatattctataCTTTACCATAGTTGCTTGGAATTAGTCCAGTTCTCCCTTTGCAAGTTCCTTTCCACCAATTTGTATCACTctgcagagaaaagggaaaatatttaagataGGGTATATTGCATCTCAGAAGTATTCAGTCCATGTGGGATGTCTTAGACTCACCATGTCCGAGATGTAAATGATATCTCCTTCTTCAAAGTACAGTTCatctggctttaaaaaaaaaagaaagaaaaaagtaaacaaatatATCTGAATGTGTGCATGTAGGAAAAACAAATACCTGGACAAGTCAGAATACATTCACCTCTTCATTCAAAAGAATGATAACTCAAATTCTCTATCACCTAGACAACAGCCTGACAGTGCAGAGTTTGACTTGCTTACAGCTAACTTTCTGGATCAGTAACTTTCTTAGGAACACAGGAAGACTGTGGCCTTTCCAGCAAAGCACTGTGCAGGAAAGGAAGCAGTGAAATATATCTTAAATTTGTTAACTTCATCCCCCTTTTGGTTGTTCTCTAGATGTTCTCTTTTGGTGCAGTTCTCTAGATCTCTTAGGTCTCAACTATCATTGTTGTCTTTGGAAGTAAAAACAAATTGTTTAAGATTTCTGATCTTCTATTGTAGGTAACTGATACTACACAAGAAAACATGCTGCTTTTAAACACAGCTGTTCTTAAAATTGAGACTTATGATTAATCAGACAGTTTTATTCACATTAAGAATGACTATCCATTAACAGCTTATTAAAAATTTAGTTTTGGTAAGTCTAATATGCCCATAACAGTAGAACTGAAGAAGTATTATAGACAAGGTTAAAAGTAAGATTTTCAAACCACCAAAACTGAAGTCTAGACATACTTACCGTTCTGGGCTCAAACGTATATAGGGCCCTGAATACTTTAACCTgccctaaaaataaaaaacaaaacaataaaaattaaaaaaaatcattaccaGTATCATGCCCTTCAATGCACCCTTGAATCCAAATGCAACCTTAAATCCAAAAACATTCCTTTCCTTCAAGCTTAATGCTGCTTGCTGAATTTGTGCTATACctttatcaaagaaaaaataatgatgaACAGACTCAGCAGTCTTGAGTTAAAAACCCAGCAACATGGGTTATGAAGGAAACTGGCCACCTGATCAGTTACATGTTAGTAGCCTCTTTTGTACATTTAACATAGTCTTTATAGCTCACTGGGCAACAGAAGAGTTGTCATTGACTCCTGAGGAAAAGTGTAATTTCACTCATATATACCCTCACACACCCATACATGCTGTACATACCTGTGCTACTAACATCAAATCTGTCAAATGACAAAGAattaaggaaagaagaaacaaacaaaccaatgACCAATGTCATCAACATATTCTTACACTTACTTGCAGTCATTATTAGGAAAATAATACAGTAGCACagaattcagaaagaaaaatgacaaataGTCACAAAATCCTATTTAACGTACAACTCATGTCCTGTTCTATTCAGATGTTTAAAATAAGGCACAGCCAGTAAGTAGCTAACAGATGTTTTAATAGGGTACTTTGAAAGAGACTCTCAGCAGCATTCAAGCCATGAAAAATAACCTTAATGCAGAGAGGCTCAAATTAAATTGCATAAACTGCAAATTacaaactgtttttaaaaattcaaaaggtACATTTCAAGAGCATGAACAGAAGTACAAATACAGAAGAAACATGTATGTTCCATAATTTAATTAGCTGAACCGCTGGAGTCCATTGGACTTACTGGAGGACTATATTATGCATACTGTTCtgtattgtttatttttaggtATCCAAAGTCTTAAGCATGTAGGTTTATtcacttttaaatgttttaagcTTGTAGGTGTAGGTTACACACAGGTTCTACACTATACATGTTTATACAGATAAACTTGTGACTGATGCAGTGTTTGATCCATCAGGAGAATGTGCTACTTAGGTCACACTAGGACCAGGCTATTCTGTGTACTCAGAGAAACTGATGAACTTACTACCAAAGGCAATACTGCACAATAGAGTATACACACAATGTTTTGTGTCATTTATTAAATGGAGCTAAGCAAGTAAAGACAGAGTAGGTCTCAAGAATAAGCCCTCACATTTTTAATCAAGAACCATCACCTCtagaattttgtcttttttttcccctgctagATGTAGTCTTTATTATCCCAGTATataaaatcccacccaaaaaagCCATCATTTTAGAAAGTTAAATTAAAGGGCTTTAGAAATTACATTCTGGAGGGGAATATGCTGACCACCTTGAGAAAGGAGGATGGTACCCAACTGCCATTTGCAGCACCCCTTGGGGTGGCtcttaaattatattttcaaatgcCTCTGGATATTCCCTAGCAACAGCAATGCCAAGGCATACTTACCAAGACATAACTACTAAGCAAAACATTTCTCTACTTCTCTAttctgaggcttttttttttttttactaattgTAAGGAAAACTACAAACATAAAATGAATCTGTGTAAACATGTTGCCAAGTGCATGTAGATACTGTACATTCTTTTCCAATCTGTACTTGCTCCTCCCGGTTCCTAATATTAATAACAGAAACTCAATTTGGCTTTATTGGTTGGTTCTCCTTCACACAGCAGCCATTTCCTAGATATAAAAGGTCCAACACTTCTCAAACATTTGCCCCAGAAACAAAATACTTGCAACTGTGGCAACTGGTAGAAAGAATGAAACCTGACTGATGTTTACTACCTATACAGAGATGATGAATAAGGACAGTACTGCTTCCTGGACCAAAGAACTTCAGCATGAAACATGAACAGCAGCTGTGGAGAAGCCAAGcaacaatgaaaaaattaaaggaagaaaaaaagaaaataaaaaagaacaagagaTGACACAACAGGATGGAAGACAGGAGTACTGACCTTTCTCCTTGGCTTTCTCACACAGAAGACACAAAAACACAAGATAGAACTGTACACTAAAAACTATGGAGACTGCAGCCATCATGCACCAATTTTCAGTGCTTAATGTAAGTAAGAGGAAGAAATGGACAACGAAAGGGAAGAgtaagaaatattaaaagggGAAATGAGAAGATGGCAGAAGacaggaaaaaggaggaaatatgCGTTTGTATGTTGCACGTGTCTTTCATACTAATGTACTGCAAATGTGTGAACAGACTTTATAAAGCTGTCATCCCCATGGAGACAAACAAGATTGGGAATCCTGATGCTGATTACAGTACGGCTGACACATTGTTCAAACAAAAGGCAATTccttgttggtttgtttgtgggatttttttaaaattctataaACCTGAAACAGGGAGTTATTTCCCCAAATGTCCAACTGTGGTGTCACAGACAGACCACCATGTGCTAAAACATTCTTCTGTGATAAAATACAAAGTACAGATCTGCATCTATAGAATTACAAGTATGGTTCACATTaatttcacagtattttataTTGCAGTTAAACAATACTCATTACTGGCAccaatcttttaaaaaattcttgaTATTTACTCTCTATTGACTTTGCTTCATTTAAGATCTCAGAACAACAGGACTTTGTAATAGATTTTTTGGTACCAAATTCTATTGCACAAAATTCAGTTTAGAAGATTAAAGCAACAAAATATTAGCATGCAAAGGGCACATTAGACTCCCAGCTCTGCAAATGCAGAGAAATTGCATTTTACTAGGCACATGGGTACCTCTAATCACTGGAAGTACTTTTTTCTAGCAATACCTCTCTCTAGGCATGCAGACAGAGCTTGCATTGgcaataatttttgttttcaaaaatgcGAAAAGTTAGAAAGCACCTGAGGtcttcctctgctcccactTACTACCATCTCTCTAGTACAAACCATGTTTCAAGATCCTGTAGGACAGTGAATCAGTAATTAACACTGATTTGAACTTACAAAGTTGACCTCCCCACCTCATACAAAAGGACAAAGTAACTGGAACACAGAACACATatgtacttttttaaaatttcaaggCACCAGGCAcacataaattaatttattctcagCATGATTAATGAGAGAAGTATCCCTTTTAGAAGCTAAGTACACGGGGGCACAGGGCAGTGATATGTCCCACAGCAATCTTTTTCTTTGCATAGGGACAGATTTAAAGGGTTCTTCTTTTCAGTCCCGTTATGCCCTGGTTTGCTTGTTGGGTTTAGGGGAAGGTTGGTTGACTAATTTAAAGCAGCATGCAggagaaacaacaaaaatcttcAATAACAAACCTTTATATGCAACCTTTCAGAACATTATGGTAGAATTAGGTACCTGgcaaattttaaagcaaaatccaGACAAACTAAGGCACTTCAGAAACTTTAACTTAGCCAGCTTTAACTTAATACAGACACAGGGTATTTACTAAGGCCTTGACTGGAATTTTTTCATCTGGTTTACAATATATTTCCAGAAGAAGTTAGGGgaagaaagacagaaagcaaGGATAAGAACAGAAAGATATAACCATCCACAGGCCCAGAGATAAGACTAACAATTTTAATATCCATGAGATGTCCACATGAAAGTCACGGTCACAACGCTGATCCACAGGAAAAACCCATGAAGCACAAAATTGAATGTTTTAATATAAGCTCAGGTTCAGGTGGGAATGCCCAGGCACCTTGGCAGGGGGACTGGAAATTAACACTCTCTGATACAACACTGTGGATCACCTGTAGTCCTCTGGGGGAAGGCCTCAGATATTGGTCTGGGGTTGTCGTTTTGGATGGTTTATGGCACCTTCTAAGACATGAGAGCTGCCTTTCAAGTAGTATAGTTTAGCTAGTTATACCCCACCAGCAGGGATGAATACCTTCAGGCTTAGTGTGAATGTCTGACACCTTCCCCACAGAAGGGAGTTCTCACATGTGAGCCAGTTGAGTAAGGGAAGACATGATAAAACACTTATAAGCCTCTTCCCTTATCTGGCTCAAACCCCAGCTTCTTGATAAACatgggttggtttgttttagtCATGACTGTGTAATCATCTGGTGATCATGCTCTCTCCACCTGGACTGTTATCTTCCTCATCATCAGCAAAGAACACCCTGATTTTGGAAATCTGAGA
Protein-coding sequences here:
- the OSTF1 gene encoding osteoclast-stimulating factor 1; protein product: MSKPPPKPAKPGQVKVFRALYTFEPRTPDELYFEEGDIIYISDMSDTNWWKGTCKGRTGLIPSNYVAEQAESIDNPLHEAAKRGNLSWLRECLDNRVGVNGLDKAGNTALYWACHGGHKDVVDVLLTQANLELNQQNKLGDTALHAAAWKGYADIVEMLLEKGARTDLKNNEKKLALDMATNAACASLLKKKQSAGTVRTLSNAEEYLDDEDSD